A genomic region of Georgenia sp. TF02-10 contains the following coding sequences:
- a CDS encoding ATP-dependent helicase: MPETPADASAEAALSRFSEPTRAWFRAAFAEPTPAQAGAWASISGGRHTLVVAPTGSGKTLSAFLASIDRLLTTPVPDDRTKRTRVLYVSPLKALAVDVERNLRAPLAGIRQTAERLAPGAALPEVRVGIRSGDTPANERRTLTTRPPDILITTPESLFLMLTSRARESLQGVQTVIVDEVHAVAGTKRGAHLALTLERLDALLPEPAQRVGLSATVRPTEEVARFLGGRAPVEIVAPPAHKSWDLRVVVPVEDMTEPGGGDPAFDAPPEVEAYDDLGESVARRRGSIWPHVEQRVAELIREHTSTIVFANSRRTAERLTARLNEIATGTDADGVEPPAEVMAQSGASAGAAALLAKAHHGSVSKEQRAQIEDDLKAGRLPAVVATSSLELGIDMGAVDQVLQIASPPSVASALQRVGRAGHQVGETSKGVFFPQHRGDLAPAAVSVARMRTGGIEALRVPANPLDVLAQQVVAATALDEWDVDELFDVVRRSAPYAHLPRSAFDAVLDLLAGRYPSDEFAELRPRITWDRVTGRIAGRPGAQRLAVTSGGTIPDRGLYGVFLVGGEGPGRRVGELDEEMVYESRVGDVFALGATSWRIEDITHDRVLVSPAPGVPGRLPFWKGDTLGRPAELGEAIGAFTRELAALPEQEARDRAQAEGLDAYAAANLVGYLREQVDATRLLPSDTTLLVERFRDELGDWRLVLHSPYGTAVHAPWALAINARLRERYGVDGQAMASDDGIVIRIPDTDAEPPTADVVVFEPDEVEEVVTREVGGSALFASRFRECAARALLLPRRDPGRRSPLWQQRQRAAQLLEVAARYPSFPIVLETVREVLNDVYDLPGLTRLLQRTERREITVTEVETPAPSPYARTLLFGYVAQFVYEGDSPIAERRAAALTLDQGLLAELLGRAELRELLDPDVLAEVEDELQRLAPDRRARDAEGVVDLLRLLGPLTLDELLARTLPDSPVADWLSDLVAARRAVEVRMPYGPAWAVVEDVARLRDGLGVPVPPGTPAVFTEPVDDPLADLVARYARTHGPFTVAEVAGRLGLGAAVVRHTLQRLEAQGRVLTGEFRPTGSAGVPGADEWCDAEVLRRLRRRSLAKLRHEIEPVEPVALARFSAAWQAVSPAAKGLRGIDGVLRAVEQLAGAPVPASALEPLVLASRVRDYEPAYLDELTATGEVLWAGHGGLPGSDGWVSLHLADQAALTLPEPQGEVDDELQRQVLTALAPGGAWFFRQLSNAIGAQDDARLSAALWELVWSGRVSNDTLTPLRTLTSTGRAAHRSRRAAARPGRVARSGPPETAGRWALLPATDTDPTRRAHATAERLLDRHGVVTRGAVVSERVPGGFAAVYRVLSAFEESGRCRRGYFVEGLGAAQFGTAGAVDRLRTFGRTSDHDKPVAVALAATDPANPYGAALPWPAGDDDGGHRPGRKAGALVVLVDGALVLYVERGGRTLLTWSDDVEQLRPAAEALSTAVRRGTLGRLTVEKADGAPLLGAGPSALRDALDAAGFVATPRGLRIRG; this comes from the coding sequence GTGCCCGAGACCCCTGCCGACGCCTCCGCCGAGGCCGCGCTGAGCCGGTTCAGCGAGCCCACCCGGGCGTGGTTCCGGGCAGCGTTCGCCGAGCCGACGCCGGCGCAGGCCGGGGCCTGGGCGTCGATCTCCGGCGGGCGGCACACGCTGGTCGTCGCTCCCACGGGCTCCGGCAAGACGCTGAGCGCGTTCCTCGCGTCGATCGACCGGCTGCTCACCACGCCGGTCCCCGACGACCGCACGAAGCGCACCCGGGTCCTCTACGTGTCGCCGCTCAAGGCGTTGGCGGTCGACGTCGAGCGCAACCTGCGGGCGCCGCTGGCCGGCATCCGGCAGACCGCCGAGCGCCTCGCCCCCGGCGCGGCTCTGCCCGAGGTCCGGGTCGGCATCCGCTCGGGCGACACCCCCGCCAACGAGCGGCGCACGCTGACGACCCGGCCACCCGACATCCTCATCACCACGCCCGAGTCGCTGTTCCTCATGCTCACCAGCCGGGCCCGCGAGTCGCTCCAGGGCGTGCAGACGGTGATCGTCGACGAGGTGCACGCCGTCGCGGGCACCAAGCGCGGCGCCCACCTCGCCCTCACCCTCGAGCGCCTCGACGCCCTCCTGCCCGAGCCCGCGCAACGGGTCGGGCTCTCGGCGACGGTGCGCCCGACGGAGGAGGTGGCGCGCTTCCTCGGCGGCCGGGCGCCGGTCGAGATCGTGGCCCCGCCCGCCCACAAGAGCTGGGACCTGCGGGTCGTGGTCCCGGTCGAGGACATGACCGAACCGGGCGGCGGCGACCCCGCCTTCGACGCCCCGCCCGAGGTCGAGGCCTACGACGACCTCGGCGAGTCGGTCGCCCGCCGCCGCGGCAGCATCTGGCCCCACGTCGAGCAGCGCGTGGCCGAGCTGATCCGCGAGCACACCTCGACCATCGTCTTCGCCAACTCCCGCCGCACGGCCGAGCGGCTGACGGCCCGGCTCAACGAGATCGCGACCGGCACCGACGCCGACGGGGTCGAGCCCCCGGCGGAGGTGATGGCCCAGTCCGGGGCGTCGGCCGGGGCCGCCGCCCTCCTCGCCAAGGCCCACCACGGGTCGGTCTCGAAGGAGCAACGGGCCCAGATCGAGGACGACCTCAAGGCCGGCCGGCTGCCCGCCGTGGTCGCGACGAGCAGTCTCGAGCTCGGCATCGACATGGGCGCGGTCGACCAGGTGCTCCAGATCGCCTCCCCGCCGAGCGTCGCGAGCGCCCTGCAGCGGGTCGGCCGCGCCGGCCACCAGGTCGGTGAGACCTCGAAGGGCGTGTTCTTCCCGCAGCACCGGGGCGACCTCGCCCCGGCCGCGGTGTCGGTCGCCCGGATGCGAACCGGCGGCATCGAGGCGCTGCGGGTGCCGGCCAACCCGCTCGACGTGCTCGCCCAGCAGGTGGTCGCGGCGACCGCGCTCGACGAGTGGGACGTCGACGAGCTGTTCGACGTCGTGCGCCGGAGCGCGCCGTACGCCCACCTCCCCCGCTCCGCCTTCGACGCCGTGCTCGACCTGCTCGCGGGCCGCTACCCCAGCGACGAGTTCGCCGAGCTCCGGCCGCGGATCACGTGGGACCGGGTCACCGGCCGGATCGCCGGCCGGCCCGGCGCCCAGCGGCTCGCGGTGACCAGCGGCGGCACCATCCCCGACCGGGGGCTCTACGGCGTCTTCCTCGTCGGCGGCGAGGGCCCCGGCCGGCGGGTCGGCGAGCTCGACGAGGAGATGGTCTACGAGAGCCGGGTGGGCGACGTGTTCGCCCTGGGCGCGACCAGCTGGCGGATCGAGGACATCACCCACGACCGGGTCCTGGTGTCGCCGGCACCGGGCGTGCCCGGGCGGCTGCCGTTCTGGAAGGGCGACACCCTCGGCCGCCCCGCCGAGCTGGGCGAGGCGATCGGCGCGTTCACCCGCGAGCTCGCCGCGCTCCCCGAGCAGGAGGCGCGCGACCGGGCACAGGCCGAGGGCCTCGACGCGTACGCCGCGGCCAACCTGGTCGGCTACCTCCGCGAGCAGGTCGACGCGACCCGTCTGCTCCCGAGCGACACGACGCTGCTCGTCGAGCGGTTCCGCGACGAGCTGGGCGACTGGCGGCTGGTGCTGCACTCCCCCTACGGCACCGCCGTCCACGCGCCGTGGGCGCTGGCCATCAACGCCCGGCTCCGCGAGCGCTACGGGGTCGACGGGCAGGCCATGGCCTCCGACGACGGCATCGTGATCCGGATCCCCGACACCGACGCGGAGCCACCGACCGCCGACGTCGTGGTGTTCGAGCCCGACGAGGTCGAGGAGGTCGTCACCCGCGAGGTCGGCGGGTCCGCGCTGTTCGCCAGCCGGTTCCGCGAGTGCGCGGCACGGGCCCTGCTGCTCCCCCGCCGCGACCCCGGGCGCCGGTCGCCGTTGTGGCAGCAGCGGCAGCGCGCGGCCCAGCTGCTCGAGGTCGCTGCCCGCTACCCGTCGTTCCCGATCGTGCTGGAGACGGTGCGCGAGGTGCTCAACGACGTCTACGACCTGCCGGGGCTGACCCGGCTGCTGCAACGCACCGAGCGGCGCGAGATCACCGTCACCGAGGTCGAGACGCCGGCGCCGTCGCCGTACGCCCGCACGCTGCTGTTCGGCTACGTCGCCCAGTTCGTCTACGAGGGCGACTCACCGATCGCGGAGCGGCGCGCGGCCGCACTGACCCTCGACCAGGGCCTGCTGGCCGAGCTCCTCGGCCGGGCCGAGCTGCGCGAGCTGCTCGACCCCGACGTGCTCGCCGAGGTCGAGGACGAGCTGCAGCGGCTGGCGCCCGACCGCCGGGCCCGCGACGCCGAGGGCGTGGTCGACCTGCTCCGGCTGCTCGGGCCGCTGACGCTCGACGAGCTGCTCGCACGGACCCTCCCCGACTCGCCGGTGGCCGACTGGCTGTCCGACCTGGTCGCCGCCCGCCGCGCGGTCGAGGTGCGGATGCCCTACGGGCCGGCCTGGGCGGTGGTGGAGGACGTCGCCCGGCTCCGCGACGGCCTCGGCGTCCCGGTGCCACCCGGCACGCCCGCGGTGTTCACCGAGCCGGTCGACGACCCGTTGGCCGACCTGGTGGCGCGCTACGCCCGAACCCACGGCCCGTTCACGGTGGCCGAGGTGGCGGGCCGGCTCGGCCTCGGGGCGGCCGTCGTCCGCCACACGCTCCAGCGGCTCGAGGCCCAGGGCCGCGTGCTCACCGGCGAGTTCCGCCCCACCGGCAGCGCGGGCGTCCCCGGCGCCGACGAGTGGTGCGACGCCGAGGTGCTCCGCAGGCTGCGGCGCCGCTCCCTGGCCAAGCTGCGCCACGAGATCGAGCCGGTCGAGCCGGTCGCGCTCGCCCGCTTCTCCGCCGCCTGGCAGGCGGTCTCGCCCGCGGCCAAGGGCCTGCGCGGCATCGACGGGGTGCTGCGGGCCGTCGAACAGCTCGCCGGCGCACCGGTGCCGGCCTCGGCGCTCGAGCCCCTGGTGCTCGCGTCGCGCGTGCGCGACTACGAGCCGGCCTACCTCGACGAGCTGACCGCCACCGGGGAGGTGCTCTGGGCGGGCCACGGCGGGCTGCCGGGCAGTGACGGGTGGGTCTCCCTCCACCTCGCCGACCAGGCGGCCCTCACCCTGCCGGAGCCGCAGGGCGAGGTCGACGACGAGCTGCAGCGGCAGGTGCTGACCGCGCTCGCGCCCGGCGGCGCCTGGTTCTTCCGCCAGCTCAGCAACGCGATCGGCGCCCAGGACGACGCGAGGCTCAGCGCCGCGCTGTGGGAGCTGGTGTGGTCGGGCCGGGTCAGCAACGACACGCTCACGCCGCTGCGCACGCTGACCAGCACCGGCCGCGCCGCCCACCGCAGCCGGCGTGCTGCCGCGCGGCCGGGCCGGGTCGCCCGGTCCGGCCCGCCCGAGACCGCCGGCCGCTGGGCGCTGCTGCCCGCGACCGACACCGACCCCACCCGCCGCGCGCACGCGACCGCCGAGCGGCTGCTCGACCGGCACGGCGTGGTCACCCGCGGCGCAGTCGTCAGCGAGCGGGTCCCGGGCGGCTTCGCCGCGGTCTACCGGGTCCTCTCGGCGTTCGAGGAGTCCGGCCGCTGCCGCCGCGGCTACTTCGTCGAGGGCCTCGGAGCCGCCCAGTTCGGCACCGCCGGCGCGGTCGACCGGTTGCGGACCTTCGGCCGCACCTCCGACCACGACAAGCCGGTGGCGGTCGCCCTCGCCGCCACCGACCCGGCCAACCCCTACGGCGCCGCCCTCCCCTGGCCGGCCGGGGACGACGACGGCGGCCACCGCCCGGGGCGCAAGGCCGGCGCCCTGGTCGTGCTCGTCGACGGCGCGCTGGTGCTCTACGTCGAGCGCGGCGGCCGCACCCTCCTCACCTGGAGCGACGACGTCGAGCAGCTGCGGCCCGCCGCCGAGGCGCTCTCCACCGCCGTGCGGCGCGGCACGCTCGGCCGGCTCACCGTCGAGAAGGCAGACGGCGCGCCGCTCCTCGGGGCGGGCCCGAGCGCGCTCCGCGACGCGCTCGACGCGGCCGGTTTCGTCGCCACGCCGCGCGGGTTGCGGATCCGGGGCTAA
- a CDS encoding DNA-formamidopyrimidine glycosylase family protein — translation MPEGDAVRLTARRLDRGLKGRRLVATDFRWPSLATVDLTGATVLGTGTHGKHLLTRFDHDGRLLTLHTHLKMEGRWRVHAAGARWSLPARDARVVLRTEATEAVGFSLAIVELLPTADETSVIGHLGPDLLADGWDEEEALRRLLADPARPLGEALLDQTVVAGIGTIYLSEVCFAHGVHPLTPVGEVRDPLRLLRRAGQMLRIGVANGRPVMTGDRREPLWVYRRHRLPCRRCATTVEAGPVGDRARERTTYWCPSCQPLPEKSL, via the coding sequence GTGCCCGAGGGAGACGCGGTCAGGCTGACCGCCCGGCGGCTCGACCGGGGGCTGAAGGGCCGGCGGCTGGTCGCCACCGACTTCCGCTGGCCCTCGCTCGCGACCGTCGACCTGACCGGCGCCACCGTCCTCGGCACGGGCACCCACGGCAAGCACCTGCTCACCCGGTTCGACCACGACGGCCGCCTCCTGACGCTCCACACCCACCTCAAGATGGAGGGCCGCTGGCGGGTGCACGCGGCGGGCGCCCGCTGGTCCCTGCCCGCCCGGGACGCCCGGGTCGTGCTGCGCACGGAGGCGACCGAGGCGGTCGGGTTCTCGCTCGCCATCGTCGAGCTGCTGCCGACCGCCGACGAGACCTCGGTGATCGGGCACCTCGGTCCCGACCTGCTCGCCGACGGGTGGGACGAGGAGGAGGCGCTGCGCCGGTTGCTTGCGGACCCGGCCCGGCCGCTCGGCGAGGCGCTGCTCGACCAGACCGTCGTCGCCGGGATCGGCACGATCTACCTCTCCGAGGTGTGCTTCGCCCACGGCGTCCACCCGCTCACCCCGGTCGGTGAGGTGCGCGACCCGCTCCGGTTGCTGCGGCGCGCGGGTCAGATGCTGCGGATCGGGGTCGCCAACGGGCGCCCGGTGATGACCGGAGACCGCCGCGAGCCGCTCTGGGTCTACCGACGCCACCGGTTGCCGTGCCGCCGCTGCGCGACCACCGTGGAGGCCGGCCCGGTCGGCGACCGGGCGCGGGAGCGGACGACGTACTGGTGCCCCTCCTGCCAGCCGCTGCCTGAGAAGTCGCTGTGA
- the htpX gene encoding zinc metalloprotease HtpX → MFRHRHHNGLKTAGLFAAIFGLLLAVGGMIAAATSNSLFIWVFALIGLATTAYGYWNSDKIAIRAMRAYPVSEAQAPALHRIVRELSQRAGQPVPRIYVSPTQAPNAFATGRDPEHAAVAVTEGILGLLDERELRGVLGHELMHVYNRDVLTSSVAAAIAGVISSIGQFLAFSSLFGGDDERPNPLAMLATALLAPFGAMVIQLAISRTREYDADEDGARLTGDPLALASALRKLELGTRRAPLPPTPQLQNASHLMIANPFRAQDVSRLFSTHPPMADRVARLEAMAGHSLR, encoded by the coding sequence ATGTTCCGTCACCGCCACCACAACGGACTGAAGACCGCCGGCCTGTTCGCCGCCATCTTCGGTCTGCTGCTGGCCGTCGGCGGCATGATCGCGGCGGCCACCAGCAACTCCCTGTTCATCTGGGTCTTCGCACTGATCGGCCTGGCGACCACCGCCTACGGCTACTGGAACTCCGACAAGATCGCCATCCGGGCGATGCGTGCCTACCCGGTCTCCGAGGCGCAGGCCCCGGCACTGCACCGGATCGTGCGCGAGCTGTCGCAGCGCGCCGGCCAGCCGGTGCCGCGGATCTACGTCTCGCCGACCCAGGCGCCCAACGCGTTCGCGACCGGCCGCGACCCCGAGCACGCCGCCGTCGCCGTCACCGAGGGCATCCTCGGCCTGCTCGACGAGCGCGAGCTGCGCGGCGTCCTCGGCCACGAGCTGATGCACGTCTACAACCGCGACGTGCTCACCTCGTCCGTCGCCGCGGCGATCGCGGGGGTGATCAGCTCGATCGGCCAGTTCCTCGCGTTCAGCTCGCTCTTCGGCGGCGACGACGAGCGGCCCAACCCGCTGGCGATGCTCGCCACGGCGCTGCTCGCCCCGTTCGGCGCCATGGTGATCCAGCTGGCGATCAGCAGGACCAGGGAGTACGACGCCGACGAGGACGGCGCCCGCCTCACCGGCGACCCGCTCGCCCTCGCCTCGGCGCTGCGGAAGCTGGAGCTCGGGACCCGGCGCGCGCCGCTCCCGCCGACGCCGCAGCTGCAGAACGCGAGCCACCTGATGATCGCCAACCCGTTCCGCGCCCAGGACGTGTCGCGGCTGTTCTCCACCCACCCGCCGATGGCCGACCGGGTCGCCCGGCTCGAGGCGATGGCGGGGCACAGCCTGCGCTGA
- a CDS encoding helix-turn-helix domain-containing protein translates to MALFRRTLGDVLRERRSELGLTLREVSGTARVSLGYISEIERGQKEASSELLASLCDALDVPLSQVLRDVADAVAVEEGAVPQPTPIAPRPQRDEVVASAA, encoded by the coding sequence ATGGCGCTGTTCCGCCGGACGCTCGGCGACGTGCTCCGTGAGCGCCGCTCGGAGCTCGGTCTCACGCTGCGCGAGGTGTCGGGCACGGCCCGGGTGAGCCTCGGTTACATCTCCGAGATCGAGCGCGGCCAGAAGGAGGCGTCCTCCGAGCTGCTCGCCTCGCTGTGCGACGCCCTCGACGTCCCGCTCTCCCAGGTGCTCCGTGACGTCGCCGACGCGGTCGCCGTCGAGGAGGGCGCCGTGCCGCAGCCGACGCCGATCGCGCCGCGACCGCAGCGCGACGAGGTCGTCGCCTCCGCCGCCTGA